The following is a genomic window from Trachemys scripta elegans isolate TJP31775 chromosome 16, CAS_Tse_1.0, whole genome shotgun sequence.
CCGGACAAGCTGACCCAGCTGGGAGATCCAGGGCCGGAGCGTGCTCTGGAGGGCGGATTGTGCCATGCACCCACCCGGGGGATTTTTACCCATAGCCACCTGAGGGCTGGGGGCAAAGAAAGGGATATTCTGCTGGGTACCTACTCAATTTCTGATGGATCCTCCTCATCTCACCTTGCACTGCCTCCAGCTCCTCCCAGAGGAATTTCTTGCTACAGGAAGAGGAAAGTCGTCTGAAAGCCACAGGCTCCCGGCACCATTGCCCCAGGTCGGGCTGGGGAAATCCACAGAGCGGGGGGCTCCCACCACCACAGGGGCTTGGAGAAGCTGCGCGGTCTGGGTACCCCCTTGGGTgatatcctgggcccagggcAGTCAatctggggggaggagctgctgagGAGGGAGGGGCTCCTTGGGGGAGGAGCTATTGAAGTGGGAGGGGCTACCATTGAAAATGTTCTtgggggagatttttaaaggccaCACAGGAATTAGGCGCCTcgtgaggccaagatttcacccctttCTGCTctgaaaccaccaccaccagttgCGGCTGGAAGCTCCGTGACGCTCAAGGTGGTCACATCatggggggcaggcaggctccagcGACTTGGGACCCAGCCTGAAACTctggatgcctgggttctattcccagccctgcagctgggacccttccgtgcctcagtttcccctcccagcttTTATCTAGTTAGTTTTGGGGCAAAGACTGTCTCTCACCAGGTGTCTGTGCCATGCCTGGCCCCACAGGGACCATGCACGGGCGGGCGATGGGTGCACGGGGCtgctgggagaggggcaggtgCTGGCGGTTCGGGccctggactaggactcagaagaTCCAGGttcaactcccagctctgccactgactccctgtgtgaccttgggcgagtcgctgccccgccctgtgcctcagtttctccatctctccaatggggataatgatctttcctttgtctgtctaGAGGGTACACTCTTCAGTGCGGGGCCTGTCTCTTGCTCAGTCGCGGGAGGGGTATTGGGATCCCGGGGCAGCAGATCTGGGAGCCCCCCCCTTGCTGTGGAATCAGCCCCCCCATGCCCGGTCTAACCTCTCCAGGATGTCCAAGGACAGGTTCTCCAGCGAGTCCCCCCGCTGGATCATGCGGTGGTCGGGACGCTCCAGCAGGGACTCCTGCAGCCCTTCCACCTCCTTGGCCATGGCAGCCCAGACCTCCAAGATCTTCCCGTCCACCAGCCGCTCGAACATCTCCCCCTGGGCTGGGCCGCAGGCTCGGCTCAACTCCTCTGTGGAGAGCAGAGGGGGGCGCTTTACAGCCACTCAAACATTACCATGTGGATTTGAGGGGAGGACCTACGGATGGGGGAGGAGCTATAGAGGAAGGAGGGGCTcttgatgggggcggggctatTTTGGGGGAGGAGCTACAGAGAAGGGAGGAGCTAGAGCGGCTATCTGGGGAGGAGCTACTGAAAACGTTCTAGGCGGAGGTTTTAAAGGGGAATTAGGAGCCCAGCGGCCCTTGGTGCCTTCGACAATCCCAGCCCTTCTGGGAAATGATGCAGGCTGGGCCGGTGGTTCAGGCCCCAGGTTAGGAACCAGGAGTtccaggttcaagtcccagctctgccactgactccctgtgtgagctACTGTCCCtccccgtgcctcggtttccccatttctACAATGGAGACAATGctttttcctgtctctctctctgtggtgaaATATTCAGTGCAGGACCTGTCGCTTGCTCTATGACTGGGCAGGGCCCCGTTCTCGGTCgggggcagggaactgtgcagcgcCTGGAGCCACGGAGGCCCCTGATCTCGGTCCGGggggtgtctgtgcagcgcccagcacaatggagacGGGAGATAATCCCCTGCTGGGAGAGCTGGCTCTGACGGGGACTGAGCAGTGTCTCACCTTCCAGCTGCTGTATCTTTCGCTGCTGCAGGCTGCTCTCCTGCTCCAGCAGGGAGACCGAGTGGCTCAGGGCTTCGAAGGCCTGTCACAGAGACACGCAACAGAGGGGGTTCACGGACCGAGCCCTGACACCCAGCCCCGCCGCCTCTGGTTATTTCCCAGGGCCTCTGAGTGTAGATGGaaagggagctgggctggagaggCAGTGGGGTTTAGCGCATGGGGCACCCGGCTGGGCGACAGGACACCACggttctagtcctagctctgGACTGAACTTGccgggtggccttgggcaaatcgctTTGCTGcgatgtgcctcagtttcccttcccaccttttgtgtgtttacattgtaagctggagcagggactggctctCATTAGGTGTCTGGGCAGCAACCGggccaatggggccctgatcctggtcGAGGTCTGTGCAGCCCAGTGGGGAaccctaggcactaccataatgcaCGTAACAaatcccctctccctgctgtggtTACCTTGGCCTGGGCATGGAGTTGGCTTTTGATGATCTCCAGCTCGTTTTTTAGGATCTTCTGGGAATCTGGGAGCATCGCCTGGAtcatccctgccacagagcaaaGGCGGCTGGGGGTGAGTGGGAAGCATGGGGATGGAGCCCGAGGAAGGACTTAAAAACATGCCAAGCCTGCTTCTCTGGGCCACCCTGGCTCTGCACTGGCCTAGGGGGCAGATTGGGGTACACTGCGCTGTGGTTGTTCTCTGCTCCCCAGGGGCCCATGGACGGGGCCTAACACCGGTGTCTTGACCAGGTCCCGCCTCAATCCCACACCGTGCCCTCCTCCCCACCCGGCTTGGGACACTGCCCTTCAGCCTGACCCCAGGCGGGGCCAACCCAAAGCCAGCTCATCTGCCCCCTAATGGGGTCCACCTTGGCTCCTCCTACCACCCCTTAATCAGGGCTAGGGAGCCAGGCCCACTCTCCAGAGGGCATCCCACCCCACTGCCTGCTGAGGAGGGGGTGTGTCTTGGCTGGCCACGCCCACTCGCTGCCCTCCAGGTCTAGTGACCCCAGTCCCCACAAAGGATCAGCCAGGtctggcccccgcccccaccacagAGATGGGATCGTCTCTCACCATTTGTCTCGAAGGCCTCCGTCTCCAGCTGGTTCTGCAGGGAGGGGATCAGAGGGGGCCGTCAACCTGTACCCACAGCACTGCTCTCCCCGTTAGCCCctgtgagctgggggggggggcggcagggatGATTGTCTAGGGGTCTGAGTGATGGACTCAGcccatgggaaggaggctggGATGGCTCAGGTATGTATGGGGTGAATCCTGTGTCCtttgggggggggacagggaccCCATTCTCATTGACGCTCAAGCCCCTTAATAGGCGCTCTGGGAGAAtaaagggggtgggaagaggccccCTGGACTATCCCTCTTGGCAAGGGGCCTCCCGGCTGGTGTGAAAGCAGAGTAAGGGGGGCGGGATCGGGGGCAGGCCCAGAGCTTGGCCATTTCCCTGCTCCCTGGGCAGGGCACGAATTAGAGCAGCCTCGAGGCTGCTCTCGATGTCACTGGAGACAGGAAGAAGAGCAGCGCAAAGTGGGTTTAGAGCCATCACCCTCTGTCTGAGCCCCAAACTAGGGAGTGAGGTGCTGGGGAGCACGATGGGGCAAGGACCAGGTTTCGCTTTCTGTCCCAAGCAGCGCGGAGTCACTTACCAGCTCTACATTGCTGCAGGCCCTGGATAAGTAGCAGCTGGGTGCATTACCCCTATTCTTGTCCTCCTTGGAGACCGTGATCAGAGTGGTCTCCTGGAAACAAAGGGAGAGAATTCAGCTACCCACATACCCCCGTCTGCCCCTCCCCCGGGAAAGGGGAGGGGTATCTGCTCGGTTTGGCAATGGAAAGGGGATGCTGCCTGGCAACCTGCCTTCCTGCAGTGACCTCTGCCTTGCAAAATCAACACACCATTATACAACCTGCCAAGGGCCTAGACtggactagcagggggctgcaggtcaggaacGAGGGGTACCGGCAGAGCTGGTGGGCGGGACACCAGGGTCGATGGGTCCTGGTCTGACCTGGGGCTAGGAGGTGGGATACCAGGGTCGATGGGCGCCCAGGGGGTGGGATATGGGGGTTGATGCTCCCCAGTGGGCAGGATACCAGGGTCAATGGGCCCCCAGGGGGTGGGATATGGGGGTTGATGCGCCCACAGTGGGCGGCATACCAGGGTCGATGGGCCACCGGTGGGCGGGATACCAGGGTTGATGGGCCCCCACGGGGTGGGATATTGGGGTCGATGTGTCCCTGACAGGCAGGATACCAGGGTCGATGGGCCCCCAGGGGGTGGGATATTGGGGTTGATGCGCCCCCAGTGGGCAGGATACCAGGGTTGATGGGCCCCCAGGAGGTGGGATATGGGGGTTGATGCTCCCCAGTGGGCGGGATACCCAGGGTCGATGGGCTCCCAGGGGGTGGGATATTGGGGTCGATGTGTCCCTGACGGGCGGGATACCAGGGTCGATGGGCCACCAGGGGGTGGGGATATTGGGGTTGATGCGCCCCCAGTGGGCAGGATACCAGGGTCAATGGGCCCCGCTCTGCTCCAGTGCAGCGATCCCTGCTCCCCCCGGATCTGGGCAGGGGTGGGTCTGAGCCCCGGGTCTGTGCGAGGGCCGGCGGTGCCCGCCTGGGGCCGGGGTGATGGGCTGGGTCAGGGCTCAGCCCGGCTGCCCTGGTACCTTGGTGGTCAGGACCTGCCCCTTGAGCGCATCCATCGCCCCCGGGTCTCTGCCCCGCTGCCAGAGGCCCACGTGGACCCCAAAGCGCGGGGGAGGGACAAGGGGGGGGGCGGAGTTTGACCCACCGAGGCCGCCACACCCCCCCATGTAACAAAAACAATCACAAAGGCCAAGGGGCGTGGCTttctagccccgccccctgcatGATCTCATCCCCCCCCCTCAgtccctattggcctggagctcCCCTTGCGAGGTGATTGGGCAGGAACCAGGAAGGGGGTGGAGCCTTGAGGGCAAGGGGGCGGGATCAGAACGCCACAACAGCTGAGCCCGGGCCGGAGCAGCCCGCGGGCGTGGGAGGTAGGGACCCGACCCCCAGCCCCGATCTGTGCACGGGGCGGGAAAGGCAGGAGTGGGGGCAAGGAGCATGTGTGGGGCCGGGGGAGCAGCCACGCAGAGGGGGGGCTCCCATAGGTCCCTGGCTTGCCGGGTTGGCTCTCGTGGGGCCCTGAGGCTGGGCAGGGActttgcccccctctccccccacccggcGATCATGTGCAAGGCTGGGAACCTCCCGGTGCCCGACCCCACGCTCCCGGGcgctgctcccagccctggccggaggggggagggggccaggactcctgggttccctgcccagctctgtggctggctCGCCAAGTGACCTTAGTcctggagtcagtggcagaggtaggaagagaacccaggagtcctgaccccccccccccccacgggtcTCCATAGATCTGTCTATCGTGCTacgcaccccaccccacccccggcgATTctagggggcagggcggggcagcgTTTCTCTATCTGGGCCATTGGCTGTGGGAGCCATGATCCCACGCCAGGCTTCTGCTCATCCCCCTACAGCCCGCCCCGCCCCCTTATCTCCACTTGCCAGCCCCGGTGCTTTCCTGAACTAGCGCTGAGTGAGCCCGGCCTCCCTGATGGTCTAGCCCCTGGCTGCTCGGCCATCTTCACCCCCTCTCGGGTCGGTTTTGTAAgtcgtttttgttgctctgtgcctcagtttccccacctttaAATTGGGTGTGATGACcttgctgggaggggagtgtggtctagCAGCTAGTGCCCGGGACTGGGACGACCTGGGTTCCGTTctcccagcagaccagtggcagagctgggaacttccctgctctgtgcctcagtttccccatgtgggaTATGGGGATAATCGTgacgtgctttgagatctttggctgGGAAAAGCTCAGGATTGTTTTAttacttgtctatttagactgagctcttaggggcagggatcatctcttGTGGTGTCTGTGCAGCGTCcaacacaacagggccctgatctcagccaggATACCTCCCCTATGCCTGGTCTCGTTACTCCGCAGTGACCCAGAGAGTGCTGGGAGTGGccatccctgccccctggagcTCATTGTGGGATCTCTCCACCTCTCTGCCTCCAGGTCTGTAAACGCAGCAGAGATGCCGATGGAAGGGGAGCCCAGCAGTCTGGCCAAAGTCGCTCAGCTCTTcatcctgtctctggcctgggGGATGCAGATGTGGGTCACCTTCATCTCAGGTGGGACGTGCTGCCTGGGCCTCTGGGAAGGGACCCCCTGGctctcagagctgggaatagaacccaggagtctgacacccagctcctcccttccCGTAACCATTAGACCGTACTCCATTCTTAGAACCAGGAGTCTtggctccctgctctaaccactagaccccactcccctcccagagccggggtagaacccaggcatcctggctcccagccccatggccCTAATGCTCTCTGCGTGCCTTgatttcctcctctctccttgGCTTAGGGTTTGTGCTGATCCGGAGCGTGAGCCGACACACCTTCGGCCTGGTCCAGAGCAAACTCTTCCCCTTCTACTTCTACACCCTGGTGGCCTGTGCCGTCCTCAACCTCTCCATCTTTGCCTGCTACCACCCCCGAGAGCTGCTGACCACCGGGGAGACCCTGCAGGTACCATTGAGGGGCCAGGCACAGCCCCGGCCCCTCGCGAGCCGGCCACCTCTGGGCGGGTGGGGTCGTGCCCCTTCACGTCTGCTCCCTGCCATCGGTGACTTCCAGGGTTAGCTGAGAATGGGAAAGCGGTTAAGGTGCAGGatgcctgggctctgggaggggagtgcggtctagtggttagaacagcagGGGCTTGgtgtcaggacgcctgggttctattcctggtgtTACTggctttgcccgttactttgggggacgctcatttattagggtcactcttctggggcgggggggtgttctgtacttctatcaatgtgctgcttgtgtcacttgtgttttcatgtggagctctacttctccctgctgcaagtcccctcccaatggagctacccTGCAGGACCTCGGTTccttgggtgaccagacagcaagtgtgaaaaatcaggacagggggtgggggggtaataggagcctatataagaaaaagacccaaaaatcgagactgtccctataaaagcaggatatctggtcaccctatcggtTCCCcggggctgggttcctccagccccaggatCAGACgaacacacattaacagagcgtgtcggagaggaccgggttaatcagTACTCCCacgctgaccccttatatgtccctgaaCTCAGTagtctgggtcgagcagcacttccaagctgccaccctcgtatgtcccaggttcagcccGTCTCTGTCCCCACTGTCACGTTACAATTATTCTGGTAGTAACCCGctggatgagcaaaccccacCGGATTttggggcgctgcagggatcttttagcttaggtacgaggcGCGTCGCTGCAGAGCGAATGgggaaaccaaaaaacacccacgacgggggggagagagagaagcaaccagcttaatcatgaaagttatttatcgCCAGGTAATAACCACacgggagccaaacaaacaaaacagtgatGGTATTAAATCAAACTTAAACTTGATTGTCAACGTCAGCTTTAGAAACTGTAACTGGGggcggccaacctgagcctgagaagaagccagaatttgccaatgtacattgccaaagagccactgtaatacgtcagcagccccccatcagctccctcccccccccccgcctcccaccccctcccccccaccgccggccccccatcagctctctccccgtcccccagcccctcccacccaccagcagccccccatcagctccccccctgctcccagctcctcccacccaccagcagcccccatcagctccccccctgctcccagctcctcccacccaccagcagccccccatcagctccccccctgatcccagctcc
Proteins encoded in this region:
- the CCDC159 gene encoding coiled-coil domain-containing protein 159, giving the protein MDALKGQVLTTKETTLITVSKEDKNRGNAPSCYLSRACSNVELNQLETEAFETNGMIQAMLPDSQKILKNELEIIKSQLHAQAKAFEALSHSVSLLEQESSLQQRKIQQLEEELSRACGPAQGEMFERLVDGKILEVWAAMAKEVEGLQESLLERPDHRMIQRGDSLENLSLDILESKKFLWEELEAVQEDQEDDITKNLVSIKKMHENQVKCRKILSQLKGKGPGAEGAPESVGRGRDARPVKKELNDICH